A stretch of DNA from Vidua macroura isolate BioBank_ID:100142 chromosome 12, ASM2450914v1, whole genome shotgun sequence:
TCTTAGTGTTGAAGACTGAGGAAAAGAAGGTGTTAAGTACCTCAGCCTATTCATAGGCTTTGGTGATGGACACTCCAATAAAAAATGGAGGTCTTCCTTAGCCCTCCTtttgttaataaaatatttataaaagtaTTATTCTTTACAGAGGTGGCCAGTTAAGTTCTAACTGAGCTTTCacctttctgattttcttctttctgcatgACCCAAGGATGTCTTTAAATGCTTCCTGAGTTGCCTGCCCCTTTTCCCAAAAATGATATatgctattttttcccctaaattcCTGTGAaagctccctgctcagcacaaGTTCATCCTCCAGCACATGTGCAGTACAAATTTTTCATCTTACCTGTTCTTCAAGGGCATCTGCCTTCTCCCAAATAAACCGGCcaattttccttctgatttctgACAAGAACAATGAAAATAGTGACTGAGAGCTCCAAAAAACAGGACTGTGGCAATTGCTGCCAGTTTGATGCCCTGCAGGTGCCTCTGGGGACAAGCCCAAATGCAAGGTCCTACCCCTGGGCCAGGGCAATCCCAAGAACAAATTGAGGGTGGGCAAGGATGGATTGAAAGCAGCCCAGAGGAGAACTTGGGGGTATTGGTGGATGAGAAGCTCATGGATATGACCTGGCTGTGTGTCCTGGGCTCGTCCcacagtgtgggcagcaggtgaggggaggattctgcccctctggccctctcaggagcagcagtgctcctccagctctcctCCCAACAGCAGAAGGATgtggagctgttggagcaagtccagagaaggccaTGGAGATGTTCCAAGGACTGAAGCCCCTTTGCTCTGGAGCCGGACTGGGAGAGTTGGGGGTGCTCACCCGGAGAAGAAAAGATTCCAGGGAGActccagggcctaaaggggctccaggggctggagagggactggagACAAGtgtctggagtgacaggacaaggaggaaaggcttcaaactgacagagggcagagttagatgggatactgggaagaaattcctccctgtgaggttTTTCCCTGGCATaggtttcccagagcagctgtggctgccccatccctgggaatgttcaaGGTCAAGCCCATTCTGCGATAATAGATGGATCATACTCTGCCCTCTGGGAGGAAGAGCCACTCCcaagcaagaaggaaaagtcCCTCCCTGCAGACAAGTAACTGTCAGTTCTAATTTGCACCAAGGCTGTACTCATGGGggatttccctgggaaaatatccccagatgatttttttttttttgcctgaccttcatgcaggcaggcagggggCAGGACAAAGTGGCCCAGAACCACCGAGGGCCTCTCTCTAGCTCGGGTGCTCGCACACACTGAGAGGTAACAGGAGTGAAAGACCGTGGCTCTGCCCTCCAAGTAACTGAGACTCTCATGTATgctggaagagagaaagagagttgGTTTCCAAAGGCGAACCTGgaagcaaaccaaaacatttaGAGGAGTGTTgtctgctctgatttttttgccaaaagcacctaattttctgtgattttctacCTGTGAGATTCTACCAGTCACGTTCTGTTACAgtcccagctgccagcacctcccaggggcagcagggaggagggacaagggtaaatgtatttttagggaTTACACAGTCCCACTCTGCTCTTGAGGTGAAACTACATCGGGGAGGGCAAAGACAGGATTTTTCTACAATTTTCCTTCACCACACTGGTTCCCTGCTCACACAGCTGAGCAAGGAAGTGGAGATGGAGGGTGTTCCAGCCCTCACTATCCTCCTTAGAGGGGAATTAAATCTTGTTTGCTGGGTTTAAGGATGTGTATAATTGATTACATTTTTTCACAAGGACCTATCTAACTATATACAttgactatatatatatatattaaaaaaaggattGAGAATTCCCCTGGGGGAGCTGGCTGGTCTGGCAGCATGTTGTTGCAGAAGAAAAGTTGTTCTTCCGTGTTTACTGGAATTCCCCTCGCTTAGCTGGAGGAGATGGTTGAAAGATTCCAAAATTCAAAGCCAGTTTTAAGCACTGGTGTGTCAAAAAGAAACTACTTAGTTCAGCCTAGCAAAGCCTAAAAGAAACTTGTCAGCTTCCTTTCCCATATGTATGTTTACATGactaaataattaataaatataaatattcacTGATATTGAGGAAGTGAGGAAAGTGCTTAAGACTTTCcttatatatgtaaaaatattccataggtctctattttttttaaattaagtatttcagcccttttccattcatttttacCCCAGTGCTTCCTTTTAGCATTAATTCACACTGGCTTTTTAGATGTAGGTTCCTTCCTTGGGAATTGTATCACCTCTGTTTTAGATGCTGATTTTCCAGCTGATAATTCACAGCCAGCAAGAAAccaatttaataatttatatcaCAGTTAAGTCCTTCTCAACACATGGATGGTTTTTCTCTATGCCATCTATCTAAAGCTTAGTGTGGGTGTGAGTTTTCCCGACCCCACTGGGAAGTAAGTCCATGCCATAACTTTAAAAACACACCCTTGACTTTTACAAGATGTCAATATCCATGAAATTCTTTTCACTAAATACATTAAAGCCTCCTTTGCCCACCTGCGGGTGTCAGGGTGGGCAGCATCGCTGCTGAAGAGGTAATCGGCATCCAGCCAGTGGGCGATTGTCCCGCCACCGTCtgctgcaggggacagggagtgaGGTGAGGATGGGCATCCAGGGGGTTCCCACCTCGGGGTGACCTGCGATGGGGACAGCTGCTTGTGGGGCCGCAGAGATGGGCCCTGAAGTGGAAGCTGTGACAGCTCCCCATGGCTGTGGGACTCCCATTGCTCCCCTGAGGGTTGTTCAGGGCTTTTCCTCAGTGTGGGGGCACCGTGGACTGGCCAAACTCATGCTCTGCTCTGTTGTGTGGGTCTCAGTCCCACGAAGGGGTGACAGGTTTGTGTCcccactgctgtgccctgctgagGAATGATGGGGCTGTGCTCCCCTCCTAATTCCCCCTGAGCGGTGACAGGGTTGTGCCCCTGCCTATTCCCCTGCAGattcctgccagctctgtgccccGGGGCTCCCCTGGACTTCGCTGTCCTCTGGCCccctcaccccacagcccccgCGGGCCCGGGCTGACGCTCTGCGAGAACCAAGCACGGTGACCGCGGAACATCGCGGTGGGAGCCGCCCTGAGGGGAGACGAGGGCGGGAAGGGCCCtgaggggctggaaggaggcGGGAACTGCCCTGAGGGGCTGGAAGAAGGCGGGAACCGCCCTGAGGggaagcagtgctgggaaaacCCGGCGGAGCTGCGTCAGGGAGCTTTAAGCTCCATATTAGGGAAATGTTCTTCCCCCACAGCGTGGCCGGGCACTGGAACAactccccagggcagccccaagcctgacagagctcaaagGGCACTTGGACAACACTCTGAGACACAGGgtagggttttggggtgtcccctgcAGAGTTAGGAGTTGGACTCAAATCTTGCTCTCCTAGAAGCTTTTCTCAGAAAAACCAGTGCATTTTGCTGATTCTGGAAACTGCTTgcagaaaaattgcttttatttcataaatCACAAATGAGGCTTGTTTCATGCTTGAAGCTTCCCAAGATATCCCTCAGGATAACCCATCCCCCGGgaactgctgccagcagcagcagcagcagagcaacaTCCCGAGTACCTCAGAACCCCAAGGATGCTGGATAAAACAGAGAAGCTATTTCTGGTCATAGTCCTGAAATTCAGCACTTAAAGGCATGTGTTGGTCTTCCACAGACAGGGAATTTTTGAGTAAACCATCAGAATGTTTcttaagaaagaacagaaaaatcccaCAGATGCAATCAGGGCAGATAGCCCCAATGTGGGAAGATGATGATGTGTCCTTTGGAGACAGGGTCACTTCACATTGCTTCCATTAAATCTTCCATTTCTGCAGTCGACTTCACTCCTGTCCTAATTAGGATGAAGCTCTCTTGGCAGAGTGGTTACCCAGCAATTATTCTGGTGCTCTTGAGGCTAGGAAAGGTGGAGCTGAGGTGGTGGAAAGCACTTTGGTGGCCCTTCATGATCTATGGGAGGAGGCCAGGACATGTTCCACAGGTCCTTGGGCTCACACAGCACCTTGTGCTGCTCCACTGGGGTCTCTGAGAGAGAAGCTGAAATCTTTTGCCCTCTCCCAGGCCACCTTCTCTCACATAgggagcactgctggggctgcctaGTTTCCAGAGCACATCTggtgctgcaggctgagctgtgtcctgctgtcccgTGCTGAGAGATGAGCACTGTGCACAACTGCCCAGCCATGACAGCCCCGCCTGTCCTGCCTTGAGCACCCCTCTGATGAACCCAAAGGGATCCCTATAACGGCCCCCCCTGCCCCTCAGCAAGCTGCCATGTGGGTGTTGGAACTGCAACAGCCTGGATCTTCCTAAtccctaacaaaaaaaaaaaaaaaaaggttataaTTAAAATAGCTATGCAACAAGGCAACATCCATCAAAAATCTCAAGTGTATGTTCTGTGACACCACACAACAAATCTTAATATACCCAAGAAGAGACATGGGATGCCCTGAGTCACCAGGATCCCTTGATCCCATACATGTGATACTAGTTAAATCCATTTGGATACAATATTCCTCAAGCAATCATTCTGatttcttcataaaataaaaacaagctgATGGCAGAAGCATTGGTTTTGGGTAGCGTCATCAATCCCCCACAGTACAACAGAGGACTAGCCTCAACTGCACTTCTCCATGGGCTcaagcacagagaaaacaagaactGAAATTCACCAACACACATATCTGCTTCCCCCAGGCTCAGCTTTACACCACACACTCCAAGATGCATCTGCCAGAGTTCTTCCCATTAGAGTGAGCACCATTCCCTGTCATCGCTCCTTCTGTGTCCCACCCTGCATCCCCAAGGTTCTTCATCCCTTTTTAAACCTTGTGCCTTCCCTTCAGAGCCACACAGGAGCCTCCAGCCAGGCAGATACCacatcagcaaaaaaaatctttaattctCTATTGATGGAAAAGTGCTCTTGCATCTTCTCAGTGGGATAAGAAAAGCACAACTGCCCATCGTGCCACCAAGGCTACCTATCCACCCACAAGCCAGTGACCATCAGAGCCTGTGAAATCAGCTTGTCTAATGACtctgaagaaacattttaacGAGTAGCAGTTTATTAAGGTATAAAAATCCTGCAAATTTTTGAGCAGCGAAGAGTTACCATTGTTTTTTAAGCAGTAATGGGGGCATTTTTAGCAACATGTTCAAAAAGCCTGCAGGGCTCCCTTGATGCTGTGCCTAAGTGATATTGTTAACAAGGCTTATTAGTGAATTTCTGAAAGGAAGTTGATCAGTCTTGTGGCTATGATGAACAATGGACAGAAGCTTGCGAAGACTCTCTCTTGCAAGAAGAATGTTCCAGATCTGCATGGAGAGAGTAGATTGACATTAGTCACTCTAGTGACACCTTCAACTGCAATTATTTTAGAACTAAAAACCAGTTTCCTCAGAGCAGTCTgactgcagcatccctgcagaACCACCTTCCAGTGAGATTCCGGTAAAAATCCTGCAGAAACTTCTTTTCTGTCCCCTCCTTGGTGGAGTTCAGAGTTCAACAAGTCAAGAGGATCCTTGTTCTCCACCCCAGGAAGGAGTCTGTCCTGCTCTCAACTCTTTCCACGCCAGCTCAGTAAATCTTTGTCCCCCAGACCACAGTGAAGTCACCCACATCCCATCTCCAGCCAGACTCGGCATCCCTCACCAATGTCCCACCAACCGAAGCCATGGTGCTGTGTGAGCACAGCACATTCCAGACCCTGCCTTGGGGCCAGGCTTGCACCCCCACTGCCCAAAGGCGAGTGACAAACCAGAGGAGTGACTGTACACAACTTTCTCTTGCTCTGCAGGAACTGGGGCATTTCGTAAAAGGGTCGTGTCAAGGCTTGTCCCAGAAACAGTTAATCGTTATCCAGCCTTTAAGAGGGCACAGAACTACACTGTTTCAACCAGGATTATGTCAGCTGACCCACATGTTCAGTTTCTTTTCCCTATCAAGTGTTAAACTAGAATTTCCCCATTGCTACATCCAGATCAGTTACACACAGGTAGTTTGAAGAACTTGGAGCCCTCAGATTGAGACACCCGTGAATAAACCCAGAAGTGTTTCTGCTTTGGGCCTCATGAATCCCACAGAGCGCTTCCCTGCCACAGGCTTAACCAGCCTGCCACCCACACTGAGGGATCTTAGGTACAGTGACTTCCTGCTTCTCCCCTGACAGGAAACAGCACTTCAGGGCCTGAGGGAGCTCTAGGGGACCTGTGACAACTCTCCCAGCATCTACCTGACACAGCAATGACATGCAGAGAAGATTTTCTCGAAAGTTCTTTTTTAGAGCAAAGAACTCTTGTATGCACGGGATGGCCAAAACCAGACCAAAACAGTGGGCAGAAAGGGTGTGGGaagagtttttttttgtgtcccaAATATGATCTACTTTTTGGGTGTGGTTGCTTCTGTTCCTCAGCTTTTCAAACCCCCCCTCCCTACACAAATGGGTCTGTGTTTCCCTTACCAGCATGGCACACAGCATGGGAATAACTCACCGTGGATTATCCCAGACACAGCTCAGAAGTCTGGTTCTGCAGGAAAGAAGCGCAGAGCATTAGACTTGGGGGCCAATGGCACCCCTGTCCCCACAAGGTTCCCCCCGGAAACAGCCCCAGTGTGGTAAAAAGAGTTGCCTTTAGCTGTAGCTGAGGCTAGGTGAACACCATCAGCCCTGACTGCTGCGTCCTTCTTTATATTCACACAATATAAAGCAAAAATTCACTGCATGACCCATCGCCTTCTAGTTAAGTTCACCAAGGCACAGATAAGTGACACAGCATTACCAAATCCCTATGGATTAATAGCAGCACGTGTCCTCCCTGAATCCTTCACAGGTACATGTAACAGCCTTTTTGGCTAAAGCCAAGTCAGCTTTCTATCTCTAACACAAGACCTTCAAACCCCACTCTGTTACAACACCATGCTTCCCATGAAAATGAACAGAGACAGCATGGATATAAAGCAAGGAGCTCCAGCATGCAGGAGGGAAGGCACAGCATACCCCATCGGTAAATGCGTGGCTCCGGCATGGTGGAATGCGCCACCCTGCAAGAGAAGGTGTCACCCCTTGTGGGGGTGAAGGGCACATAGACCAGGCGCTGGAACTGCCACTTCTCGTTGAAGGACAAGTCCCCGTACTTGACGTCGGGAATAGGATTCCCATTCTTCAGGAGTTCGATGTCAATCTTAGGTGGGTGAAAGCCAGCGACGAAGCAGTGGAGGAtgttctcctttccctcctcgGCGCGTGAACGGGCGTAGACTTCCACCTTCGGGGACTCTGGAGAGAGGGGCGAGGGCAAGTGAGAAGCGGGGCTGCCGTGGGCATCGCCTCGATGCCAACACTCGCCCACCCACCCGGGCACAGTAACCCGGAGCCGCCGGGACCCCGCAACCCCTCACCCCCGTCAGGACCCTTCCCGCCGCCCCAGGCACTCACCAGCGGCCGCCCCCAGGCCAAGCAGCGCTAGCACGCCGAGCGCCAGAGCCCCCCGCGCCATCGCCGCTGCTCGCTGCCCCACCGTTTCCCGGAATGCCCCATCCGCACCAACACTCCGCCTTTTATAGCCTTCGGAACCCACGGCCAATCGTGGCGCGGAGCGGCCTCTACGTCATCGGTTTCCGGGCAGAACGGGAGCTCCAGGGTTATGCGAGCCAGCATAGAAGCGCTTTCGCTTTCAGTTCCGCGCCGGGTGGAGGGAGAGACCCGGGCAGAGACCCCGGGGCGTCGGGCAACAGCGGCTGGACGTGAGCCCGGGTGGGCAATGGCACCTGGTCTGCACCAGCCCCGGTATGGCCACAGGCGCAGGGCAGCGCCCGTCCcttgtgctgggcactgctgaggccacacctcaaatcctggggTCAGTTATGCGCCTTTCACGACAAGAAGGACATtaaggggctggagcgtgtccagggaagggaacagagctggggaaggggctggagcaccaggagcagttGAGGgatcgggggggggggggggggctcagcctggagaaaaggatgcTCGGGGGGACCTTCtttctctacaactccctgacagaaGGGGGCAGGCAGGTGGGGTTGTGCTCTCCTCCCAGGGAACAAAGgagaggacaagaggaaacagcttcAAGTAGCACCAGGAAAGGTTAGATTGGATCTTGGAGAAAAGTTATTCTCTgaaagggctgtccagcctTGCCACAGGtggccagggcagtggtggagtcctcATCCCtagagggatttaaaagccctgtggatgtggcacttgggggcatgggttagtggtggccttggcagtgatGGAGGAATAATTTGACTTGATGGTCCCAGAGAGCTTTACCAACTTAAGTGGGGGTAAAAGTCACCTCTTGCAGAAGATTTTGCATCCAGGGCTGGTATTACACCAACAGCCTATAGTGGAGTAAGCTATCCACCTTCCTTTTTTAACCTCTTTCAAAACCTGTGTGGAATGTCTcattccagcactgcagggtgAGAAACTGACTGTTGTTCGAGCACAGCAGAGACACCCTGACATAAAACATGAGAATTCTAACAGAAAAGAACCAGGTTTTCTGGTGCCTCCTCCAGAAGAACTGTGATCACCAAAGCCTATTGAGGCTAGGAATGACATTGAGTAATGCTgcttggaaggaaaataaagggaaaagaaaagaaagccacTGCTAatagagagaaaacagcagcatgGTATAAGTACCAAAACACCAAGTCCCTTTAGGACCTGCTTTCTTAATGCACCTCTAAATGCAATTCATTAAAGCACAAATTTAATTAACAAAGCATGTATGGAGAACACTCCAAAGGCAGCAGGTAAATCAGGAGAGGccaagcaaaggaaaatctTGAAAACACTTGTTATCAGTTCCCActggcccagctcctgctgggttTGCTGGCTACTCAGTGAGCAGTGCCAGCCACGCAGCTGAAAACACTCCATGTTTTTCTCAGTGTGGGATAAACAGATGCAGCTGTGGCCAGAGCCTTATCAGGGATCTCAGGGCTCTGGCAGAAATAATCCCTGAGTGCTCCATCGGTGGCAGAGTTGTTACTAGGGTCACCACAGCAGGAGTCACCACCCCAGTCCAGCTGTCCCACAGGTGAATCTGGCTCTGCCCATGTGAACACTCCCCTTGCCTCGCAGAGAGGATGGCAGGACATGGATCCTTTCCATGGGCCCTTTGGGATGTGAATCCCTGGCAATGACTCTACTGTAACCCACACCACCTGTCAGAATTTCCCAGTAAAGAGAAGCACAACTCTTCCACATGACGTTTATTAAAAGCCACAATGATTTGGTTAGAGTAGCCAAATCTTCCACTTTGGggacatttctgcttttattagCAGAATATTGGGAGAATTATTTGGGAGTGGGTGACAAGACCAAGGTGCTCCTGGTATTCAGGAGGATAATTCAGGGGGATAAGGGCAGCACGCTATGCTTTGTGGGATGCAGAAATTTATAGTGCTCGTGTTGACATCTGTGCTCGGTGTTACCTACCAGAATATTCAATCCCGACAGACCACATCCCACCAGTTTTCTATAACTCCTCAGAAGGCTATCAACTCTGAGAACAGCATGGCAGTCAAGGAGCAACGGCAGCAGTGGGGAAAGCCGGGCTGAGGTATTCTGTGCTCCGAGAGCCGCAGGTGGGCTCATGGTCACTGAACCTCTCCATCCTcactgctcccccagctccagggcttCCTCCTGCGGGGGCACGGCCCGGCCAGTGCGCAGGCGTAGGACGCCGCTGGGAGCCGCCATGCTGTACGGCAGGCGCAtgccggggcggcgggggcggcccaTAAAAGGGGCGGCGGGGGCAGTGTGGTCCCGTAGAGGGACCCGGGACGGACGGAGGGTGGGCgagcgggaggaggaggaggcgacGGCGACGGCACTGCGGGATGGCGGAGGGCGGCGAGCGCGTTGTGAGTGCCTGCCCCTGCTCCGCTACCCGCTGCCGCGTGCCGCTCCCTCTGCGGTGCTCGTTCTCCGCGGCTGGCGCTCCCCGGCGCGGTCGGTCTCGGAGCAGACTCTgccctggaggtgctggtgggATGCTCTTCCGTGCCCTCGTATGGGTTCTCACTCTGAAATCTAAAGGTGTCTCAGCCCAGCCGCACTGGTGCCGTTCCGTGCCGGCAGCgtccctgggctgagctgcGGGTCCTGTCCTCCACAGCGGCTGGCAGTGCCGCtggctcctgcttttcccttttctagCTGTGAGCCCTGTGGGTTGCCTGGCACCACCAGTAGAGTGAGGGGGAGGTTGGGTGCCCTCCCATTTTGGGAGCATGTTAGGGTTACCTCTCCCTTAGCAAGGAATCTGCTGCTTCCAAATCCAGATTATCGAGGATTTTCTGCTGGTGGAAGATGCACTTCTGCTGGAAGAGATGgctgaggaggatgaggagctcGACCTGTACAACGAGATGACTTTTGGGTTAGGTAAGACCTCAGGGGAGTCCTGGTGTTGGAGAGACCTGCCAGCACTTGGGGGGAGCAGACACCCTCGTGGACACTACCTAGGCACTCACCCAATCTGCTGTGCGCTGCTTTCCCCCTCTAAGACCGAGACTCCACAGAGGAGGATGTCCCAAAACTCCTGGTGGTACCGGAGATAAGCCCTGAGGTGGCCAAAGCACTGGTAGAGGCAactggaagagcagctgaggagctggacGAGGAGGAAGGTGGGATGGAGCCAGAGATGGAGCAGGTTAACTCTCAGTTGGAGGAAGAGGTAGAGGAGCTGGGGACTGAGGAACAGGAGGAAGATCAGGAGTGCTTTGAGGAGCCCAGTGAACTGGGAGACCCAGCAGTGATGAGAGCTGTGCGGAGCAAACCCACGCTGGAGGTGATGTGTGAGAGGATGGGGGGTCCTATTGCtcccccctccatcccccatCTGTGGGTCCTGCCCCACAGAGGGCACTGGGGCAGGGAGGCAGACCTTTAACTCCCCTTTCCTTGCAGAGCCAGGACTCAGCGGTGCTGGACAGCGGGACTGGGACTTGCTGGGAAGAGTTTGGCAAGGAGGACATGGTAAAAATGTCCCCACCCATCTGATGATGAGGCAGAGTGGCTCCTGTGGTGTCCCCTGCTCTCTCCTCCTGTTCACTTGCCTCATGCCAACAtctccctgttttccagctggTAATGGATCACACGGCGTggggctcctgccctggcagtgtcccacgCCACCTCATGCTGGAGGTGGGTACCTCCAGCCAGCCTTTCAGGAAGTGGCTAAGGGCTCCCCACTACACTGGAATGAGGGTCACACAGGGAATTTGGGACACCTGGGGCATCTCCAAATGGCTCTGGGGGTGCCCAGATGTGTCTTGGGTGCCAAGGCTGTGAGTGCCCACTCAAAGCAGAGCCTGGGTTTGAAGGCAAACTCACCTGGGTTGAGTCTGGGGGGACTGGAACCCCCATGCTGGGTGTTCCCATGGgtctccagctgctccacacTACCAGGGTGGGAGCCCAGCTGATCTTGGCTGAGCAGTGACCAAAGGTTTTAGTGAGCT
This window harbors:
- the TERB2 gene encoding telomere repeats-binding bouquet formation protein 2; translated protein: MFRGHRAWFSQSVSPGPRGLWADGGGTIAHWLDADYLFSSDAAHPDTRSIHESLSYLEGRATVFHSCYLSVCASTRARERPSVVLGHFVLPPACLHEEIRRKIGRFIWEKADALEEQPKENLTEEPEAARNCCDKEPEEEVLDLAESSEETDSEAPAQGEFPYRALQEYPINNMVTGYASARDMKKYEGELHDFIPGTSGYAAYWVQSKFSIYCEKTKMKKKW
- the B2M gene encoding beta-2-microglobulin; this translates as MARGALALGVLALLGLGAAAESPKVEVYARSRAEEGKENILHCFVAGFHPPKIDIELLKNGNPIPDVKYGDLSFNEKWQFQRLVYVPFTPTRGDTFSCRVAHSTMPEPRIYRWEPDF